A part of Desulfobacter sp. genomic DNA contains:
- a CDS encoding NAD(P)H-dependent oxidoreductase — MFVLGIQGSPRKNGNSNYLLSSFLKECESHGARTQTIHAPDLAVQPCRELVVCEKKGFCPIKDEMETRGYGPVKQADVVVLASPIFFYNVSAQAKLFIDRCQMFWGRKYKMGLKDPDRFSRKGFLLSVAASGGKRLFEGVELTAKYFFDALSADFSGSLTYKKVEDAGAIIVRPELETEIREAAAHLLVPEMEKKQLIFLSSHGQCRSPMAAAFAKELSKGRLRVAAAGLGAGEAPLPEAVTAMASLGLDIKYKTALSWDEIRTALGERDRVVWLGRRDELPEGLTPWAVWEIPPAAAGEQERVRGARDLIQQQVSSLAGI; from the coding sequence ATGTTTGTGCTTGGCATCCAGGGAAGCCCCCGGAAAAACGGTAATTCAAACTATCTGCTTTCATCCTTTTTAAAGGAATGCGAATCCCATGGGGCGCGGACTCAGACCATCCATGCCCCGGACCTGGCCGTCCAGCCCTGCAGGGAGCTGGTGGTCTGCGAGAAAAAAGGGTTCTGCCCCATAAAAGACGAGATGGAGACCAGGGGATACGGGCCGGTGAAACAGGCCGATGTGGTGGTGCTGGCCTCCCCCATCTTTTTTTACAATGTCTCGGCCCAGGCCAAACTCTTTATTGACCGGTGCCAGATGTTCTGGGGGCGGAAGTACAAGATGGGGCTCAAGGACCCGGACCGGTTTTCCCGGAAGGGTTTTTTGCTCTCCGTGGCCGCCTCAGGGGGAAAGCGTCTCTTTGAGGGGGTGGAATTGACGGCCAAGTATTTTTTCGATGCCCTGTCCGCGGATTTTTCAGGCTCCCTCACCTATAAGAAGGTGGAAGATGCCGGGGCGATCATTGTCCGGCCGGAACTGGAAACAGAGATCAGGGAGGCGGCCGCCCACCTGCTGGTCCCGGAAATGGAAAAAAAACAATTGATTTTTCTCTCTTCCCACGGCCAGTGCCGGAGCCCCATGGCCGCCGCATTTGCCAAGGAACTATCAAAGGGCAGGCTCCGGGTGGCGGCGGCCGGGCTCGGGGCCGGGGAGGCTCCCCTGCCTGAAGCCGTAACCGCCATGGCATCCCTTGGCCTGGATATAAAGTATAAGACCGCCCTGTCTTGGGATGAGATCAGGACCGCTTTGGGTGAAAGGGACCGGGTGGTCTGGCTGGGGCGCCGGGATGAACTGCCGGAAGGGCTCACCCCATGGGCCGTCTGGGAGATTCCCCCGGCGGCTGCCGGGGAACAGGAGCGTGTCCGTGGGGCCAGGGACCTGATTCAACAGCAGGTCAGCTCCCTGGCCGGAATTTAA
- a CDS encoding ferritin family protein — translation MFTLNDLLDIAVKMEENGKSVYSRALEDTDNRQLKELLKWMAREEDCHASWFLNQKAKIAGGQEDLEVMLPDVLREMMGDNTLSLDEVDFSSITTREQMIKTFIMFENDTILFYEFLETFIDSAGVKAGLKKIIAEEIDHVKKLTLMLPPVED, via the coding sequence ATGTTTACCCTCAACGACCTCTTGGATATTGCAGTTAAAATGGAAGAAAACGGTAAAAGCGTCTATTCAAGGGCCCTGGAAGATACGGACAACAGGCAGCTTAAAGAATTGCTCAAATGGATGGCCCGTGAGGAAGACTGCCACGCCTCCTGGTTTCTTAACCAGAAAGCAAAAATAGCCGGGGGACAGGAGGACCTTGAAGTCATGCTCCCGGACGTGCTCAGGGAAATGATGGGGGACAACACCCTTTCCCTGGATGAGGTGGATTTTTCATCCATCACCACCCGGGAACAGATGATCAAGACCTTTATCATGTTTGAAAATGACACCATCCTTTTCTACGAATTCCTAGAAACTTTTATCGACTCCGCCGGGGTAAAGGCGGGGCTGAAAAAAATCATCGCCGAAGAAATTGACCACGTAAAAAAACTGACCCTCATGCTTCCCCCGGTTGAAGACTGA
- the nrfD gene encoding polysulfide reductase NrfD has translation MLELALKGNRAYWMWMGGLVLVMAAGFVFYLDQWEHGLMVTNQSRDVSWGFYTAQMTFLVGVAAGGVMLVLPYYLHDYKVFGRITILGEFLAVASMVMCLTYLLVHLGQPTRALNIFLYPTPWSMLFWDGNVLTGYLILNIIIGWKVIEAEYNGTAPPAWVKPLVYLSIPMAFSIHTMTAFIYCGLPGRGFWLTAILAPRFLASAFASGPALLILLAMVIRRVTPFDAGEKAIQSLAVIAAYGLCANLFFMICEVFVVFYSAIPAHTAHFTYLYAGLHGKNGMVPWMWTSVFLMVTAACLLLIPSLRKSPPLLALAAVFLFCGTWIDKGMGMISGGFVPSPLHHVTEYFPSGHELVISAGVTAMGLFILTLLYKITISVKVWNHRGGQGG, from the coding sequence ATGCTGGAACTCGCGTTGAAGGGAAACCGGGCGTATTGGATGTGGATGGGGGGCTTGGTTCTGGTCATGGCCGCAGGTTTTGTGTTTTATCTGGACCAATGGGAACACGGACTGATGGTCACCAACCAGAGCCGGGACGTTTCCTGGGGGTTTTACACGGCCCAGATGACCTTTCTGGTGGGGGTGGCCGCCGGCGGGGTGATGCTGGTGCTTCCCTATTACCTCCATGATTATAAGGTGTTCGGCCGGATTACCATTCTGGGGGAATTCCTTGCCGTGGCATCAATGGTCATGTGCCTGACCTACCTGCTGGTCCACCTGGGCCAGCCCACCCGGGCCCTGAATATCTTTTTGTATCCCACCCCCTGGTCCATGCTGTTCTGGGACGGGAATGTGCTCACGGGCTACCTCATCCTGAACATTATCATCGGCTGGAAGGTCATTGAAGCCGAGTACAACGGAACGGCGCCCCCGGCCTGGGTAAAACCCCTGGTTTACCTCTCCATTCCAATGGCCTTTTCCATCCATACCATGACCGCATTTATTTATTGCGGGCTTCCGGGGCGGGGATTCTGGCTCACGGCGATTCTGGCGCCCAGATTTTTGGCCTCCGCCTTTGCCTCGGGGCCGGCCCTGCTCATTCTTCTGGCCATGGTCATCCGAAGGGTCACCCCCTTTGACGCCGGTGAAAAGGCGATCCAGTCCCTGGCCGTCATTGCAGCCTACGGGCTCTGTGCCAACCTGTTTTTCATGATTTGCGAGGTCTTTGTGGTCTTTTATTCGGCCATTCCCGCCCACACGGCCCATTTTACCTACCTGTACGCGGGGCTCCACGGAAAGAACGGCATGGTCCCCTGGATGTGGACCTCGGTGTTTTTAATGGTGACGGCGGCCTGCCTCCTGCTGATTCCGTCTTTGCGGAAGAGCCCGCCCCTGCTGGCCCTGGCCGCCGTCTTCCTCTTTTGCGGCACATGGATCGACAAGGGGATGGGGATGATTTCCGGGGGGTTTGTTCCCTCCCCCCTCCACCATGTCACCGAGTACTTTCCCAGCGGCCATGAACTTGTTATCTCCGCAGGGGTCACCGCCATGGGGCTGTTTATTCTCACCCTTCTCTATAAAATTACGATTTCCGTCAAGGTGTGGAATCACCGGGGCGGCCAGGGCGGGTAA
- a CDS encoding zinc dependent phospholipase C family protein produces the protein MPKEMTHFALAGCLARALTSSSPFYEPVHRFPHLFLLGAIAPDIPFYYLAGRHRKKVEDLSLPFHRTDGRALEPVAAFLDRNSSGPALALAAGVVCHLAADTRFHPLVYYYAGMDGVHPGATGRHRTFETAMDVHFWHLFRGETRLNRVAAGVEIPKGQLRRLLADLYRPGPCPGEGAPLAALDWHRRIQALFSSSWIRQGLTALNRMNRSLPEKYAGLVYPFGRPQYLPFFSGTLAYRDPCSGAPASTTLAAMIREAAASAKQVLAIIAGELARGRVQDALSHSGMPRIRPALPENGFTAWLGEPDIHALVYRGCEPPF, from the coding sequence ATGCCCAAAGAGATGACCCATTTTGCCCTGGCCGGGTGCCTGGCCCGCGCGCTGACTTCAAGCTCCCCCTTTTATGAACCGGTACACCGGTTTCCCCATTTGTTTTTGCTGGGGGCCATTGCCCCGGATATCCCCTTTTATTATCTGGCGGGACGGCACCGGAAAAAGGTGGAGGATTTGAGCCTGCCCTTCCACCGGACCGACGGCCGGGCCCTGGAACCGGTGGCGGCCTTTCTGGACCGGAATTCGTCCGGGCCCGCCCTGGCCCTGGCCGCCGGGGTGGTCTGCCACCTTGCGGCGGATACCCGGTTCCACCCCCTGGTCTATTATTATGCCGGCATGGACGGGGTACACCCCGGGGCCACCGGCAGGCACCGGACCTTTGAAACCGCCATGGATGTCCACTTCTGGCATCTTTTCCGGGGTGAAACCCGGCTGAACCGGGTGGCGGCCGGGGTTGAAATCCCCAAAGGGCAATTGCGCCGGCTCCTGGCTGATTTATACCGGCCCGGCCCCTGCCCGGGGGAGGGGGCGCCCCTGGCGGCCCTGGATTGGCACCGGCGGATACAGGCCCTGTTTTCTTCATCCTGGATACGCCAGGGGCTGACCGCCCTGAACCGGATGAACCGTTCTTTGCCGGAAAAATACGCCGGACTGGTCTATCCCTTTGGGCGGCCCCAATACCTGCCCTTTTTCAGCGGGACACTGGCCTATCGCGACCCCTGTTCAGGGGCGCCCGCTTCAACCACCTTGGCCGCCATGATCCGTGAGGCCGCGGCATCGGCGAAACAGGTTCTGGCAATCATTGCCGGGGAGCTGGCCCGGGGACGGGTGCAGGATGCCCTGTCCCATTCCGGGATGCCCCGGATACGGCCGGCCCTGCCGGAAAACGGATTTACCGCCTGGCTCGGCGAGCCGGATATACATGCCCTGGTTTACCGGGGATGCGAACCTCCCTTTTAA
- a CDS encoding CoA transferase: MENITGALAGIKVLDLSRLLPGPFCSMILADHGAEVIAIEDGTKQAGEIFFNGVNRNKRHMSLNLKSERGKAIFFRLARTADVILEGFRPGVVSRLGVGYDAVRAVNPGIVYCSITGFGQTGPLKDRVGHDVNFLCESGILDLMGEWGKPPAIPGVQMADIAGGAMNAAIGILLALVARNNTGTGQYIDISMTDGVAGFLILPQFFEQLFGMPQQRSKGMLSHRFACYNTYETRDGNYLALGAVEAVFWQRLCTLLDAPEYIPLQYDETRREEVIDWLSDVFKSRTAAHWEDLLEGADVCCSRVKTMAEAMDGGLYRSREMVVDLPGHDGSTLPTIGVPVKLSATPGAVRTPPESFGQSTEAVLAELGYTREEIEQFKQENII; encoded by the coding sequence ATGGAAAACATTACAGGCGCCCTGGCCGGCATCAAGGTGCTGGATCTCTCCCGGCTGCTGCCCGGCCCGTTCTGCTCCATGATCCTGGCCGACCACGGGGCCGAGGTCATTGCCATTGAGGACGGGACAAAGCAGGCCGGGGAGATTTTTTTCAACGGGGTGAACCGGAACAAGCGGCATATGTCCCTGAACCTGAAAAGCGAAAGGGGCAAGGCGATTTTCTTTCGTCTGGCCAGGACCGCCGACGTGATCCTGGAAGGGTTCCGGCCCGGGGTGGTGAGCCGCCTGGGCGTGGGCTACGACGCGGTGCGGGCCGTGAATCCCGGCATCGTCTATTGCTCCATCACCGGTTTCGGCCAGACCGGGCCCCTAAAGGACCGGGTGGGCCATGACGTGAATTTCCTCTGCGAATCGGGCATCCTGGATCTCATGGGAGAATGGGGCAAGCCCCCGGCCATCCCAGGGGTGCAGATGGCGGATATCGCCGGCGGCGCCATGAATGCGGCCATCGGCATTCTCCTGGCCCTGGTGGCCCGGAACAATACGGGGACGGGGCAGTATATCGATATCTCCATGACCGACGGGGTGGCGGGGTTCCTGATTCTGCCCCAGTTTTTTGAGCAGCTTTTCGGCATGCCCCAGCAGCGGTCCAAAGGCATGCTTTCCCACCGCTTTGCCTGCTACAATACCTATGAAACCCGGGACGGCAATTATTTGGCCCTGGGGGCGGTGGAAGCTGTTTTCTGGCAGCGGCTGTGCACATTGCTGGACGCCCCGGAATATATCCCGTTGCAGTATGACGAAACCCGGCGGGAGGAGGTCATTGACTGGCTTTCGGATGTGTTTAAAAGCCGGACCGCGGCCCACTGGGAGGACCTCCTGGAAGGGGCCGATGTCTGCTGCTCCCGGGTCAAGACCATGGCCGAGGCCATGGACGGCGGCCTGTACCGGTCCCGGGAAATGGTAGTGGACCTGCCCGGGCATGACGGCAGCACCCTCCCCACCATCGGGGTGCCCGTGAAACTGAGCGCCACCCCGGGGGCTGTCCGGACCCCGCCGGAATCCTTCGGCCAGAGCACAGAGGCGGTGCTGGCGGAACTGGGCTATACCCGGGAGGAGATTGAGCAGTTCAAACAGGAAAACATCATTTAA
- a CDS encoding MFS transporter produces MRSRTDKKQVFGWVMYDFANSAYTTLVVTFIYATYFVSAIAPDKISGTALWSRGVTITALSVAFLSPLLGAVADQGRLRKLFLLFSTLVCVGGTAMLNFVMPGEVGRALVWFVISNVAFELGMVFYNAFLPDISTPSTIGRISGVGWGVGYVGGLLAMFVAMAGFINPDVPWFGLARETGAHIRATNVLVAVWYGLFALPLFFLVKSRPAPEKPAGGAGKLIRSGIADIKTTFKDIRAYTEIVKLLIARMIYNDGIVTIFAFGGIYAAGTFGFTFQEIMIFGIVLNVAAGAGALVMGVFDDKLGGKKTIQISNVILALAALLAVLAPGKPLFWAAGIMVGFFAGPNQSASRSLLGRFVPREKENQFFGFFAFSGKLTAFFGPLLLGILTQAFDSQRAGISVVILFFVIGGLILSRVDEEKGMAASGKKA; encoded by the coding sequence ATGCGCAGCCGGACAGACAAAAAGCAGGTTTTCGGATGGGTGATGTATGACTTTGCCAACTCCGCCTACACCACCCTGGTGGTCACTTTTATCTATGCCACCTACTTTGTATCGGCCATTGCCCCGGACAAGATTTCGGGCACGGCCCTCTGGTCCAGGGGGGTGACCATTACGGCCCTGTCCGTGGCCTTTTTGTCCCCCCTGCTGGGGGCGGTGGCCGACCAGGGCCGGCTGCGCAAGCTATTCCTGTTGTTTTCCACCCTGGTCTGCGTCGGGGGCACGGCCATGCTCAATTTCGTCATGCCCGGGGAGGTGGGCCGGGCCCTGGTCTGGTTTGTGATTTCCAATGTGGCCTTTGAACTGGGCATGGTCTTTTACAATGCCTTTCTGCCGGATATCTCCACCCCGTCCACCATCGGCCGGATCTCCGGGGTGGGGTGGGGCGTGGGGTATGTGGGGGGGCTGCTGGCCATGTTTGTCGCCATGGCCGGCTTCATCAACCCCGATGTGCCCTGGTTCGGACTGGCCAGGGAGACCGGGGCCCATATCCGGGCCACCAATGTTCTGGTGGCCGTTTGGTACGGCCTCTTTGCCCTTCCCCTGTTTTTCCTTGTGAAATCCCGGCCGGCACCGGAGAAACCGGCGGGCGGGGCCGGTAAGCTGATCCGGTCCGGGATCGCTGACATCAAAACCACCTTCAAGGACATCCGGGCCTACACGGAGATCGTTAAGCTGCTCATCGCCCGGATGATCTACAATGACGGGATTGTCACCATTTTCGCATTCGGCGGGATCTATGCCGCCGGCACCTTCGGGTTCACCTTCCAGGAGATCATGATTTTCGGCATTGTCCTGAATGTGGCGGCCGGGGCCGGCGCCCTGGTCATGGGCGTCTTTGACGATAAGCTGGGGGGCAAGAAAACCATCCAGATCTCCAATGTCATCCTGGCCCTGGCGGCCCTGCTGGCCGTGCTGGCACCGGGCAAGCCTCTGTTCTGGGCGGCCGGGATTATGGTGGGATTTTTTGCCGGCCCCAACCAGAGCGCCAGCCGTTCCCTGCTGGGGCGGTTCGTGCCCCGGGAAAAGGAAAACCAGTTTTTCGGTTTTTTCGCCTTTTCCGGCAAGCTCACGGCCTTTTTCGGCCCCCTGCTCCTGGGCATTCTCACCCAGGCCTTTGACTCCCAGCGGGCGGGCATTTCCGTGGTGATTCTCTTTTTCGTCATCGGCGGGCTGATTCTTTCCCGGGTGGATGAAGAAAAGGGGATGGCAGCCTCAGGAAAAAAGGCCTAG
- a CDS encoding substrate-binding domain-containing protein: MRDLKLKLTIVFSILAFAFFTGNGLAGPCKASYGTADQVFRLATGSPGELGLLKELADTFNATHNTTMCWVKAGSGKSLKLLKNKEVDAIMVHAPAAEKKAVADGWAVKRSLIGSNEFYIVGPKNDPAGIASATSAADAYARIAKAGANFLSRGDNSGTNKKELAVWKKAGVQPRGDWYIITKDFMMATLKKANAVNGYFMTDSSTWVAGKKGLDNLKVLFKGDPMLINTYHGLCQPAGATQAQPAAAAFIDFLGSEKGQSLIRDYGKTLYGEAMYNDAVYAKQYDH, encoded by the coding sequence ATGCGAGATTTAAAACTGAAACTGACGATTGTGTTTTCCATCCTGGCATTTGCCTTTTTCACCGGGAACGGGCTGGCCGGCCCGTGCAAAGCCTCCTACGGCACCGCTGACCAAGTTTTCCGACTGGCCACGGGCAGCCCCGGGGAACTGGGCCTGCTCAAGGAACTGGCCGATACATTCAACGCCACCCACAACACCACCATGTGCTGGGTAAAGGCCGGTTCAGGCAAATCCCTGAAGCTGCTGAAAAATAAAGAGGTGGATGCCATCATGGTCCACGCCCCGGCCGCCGAGAAAAAAGCCGTGGCAGATGGCTGGGCCGTGAAACGCTCCCTGATCGGATCCAATGAATTTTATATTGTGGGGCCGAAAAACGATCCCGCCGGTATCGCCTCGGCCACATCCGCCGCCGATGCCTATGCCAGAATCGCCAAGGCCGGAGCCAATTTCCTCTCCCGGGGGGACAACTCGGGCACCAATAAAAAGGAATTGGCCGTATGGAAAAAAGCCGGTGTCCAGCCCCGGGGCGACTGGTACATCATCACCAAGGATTTCATGATGGCCACCCTGAAAAAGGCCAATGCAGTCAACGGCTACTTCATGACCGACTCCTCCACCTGGGTGGCGGGCAAAAAGGGGCTGGACAACCTCAAGGTGCTGTTCAAAGGCGACCCCATGCTCATCAACACCTACCACGGGCTGTGCCAGCCGGCCGGCGCCACCCAAGCCCAGCCGGCGGCTGCCGCATTCATCGATTTCCTGGGGTCTGAAAAGGGCCAGTCTCTGATCCGGGATTACGGCAAAACCCTGTACGGTGAAGCCATGTACAACGACGCCGTTTACGCCAAGCAGTACGACCATTAG
- a CDS encoding acyl-CoA dehydrogenase, producing MTHVIADRRDIDFVLYEQFRIQEICSHEKYADFNKKTFDMIISEARKLAVKEILPTLQEADETGAVFENGRVRVPQCFRRPYKLFVEGEWTAMTADPELGGQGLPQMIAAAASEYLCGANYAFGLYGFEGHAAGRMIEVFGTELQKQLFLKKMYSGEWGGTMDLTEPGAGSDVGALTTTAVKNEDGTYSITGSKIFITSGEQDLVENIIHPVLARIEGAPAGTRGISLFIVPKIWVNEDGSLGGDNDIVCTGIEEKMGIHGSATCALTYGSKGGCRGLLLGEENRGMKVMFQMMNDARLMVAAIGLNCAAASYSHALGYARERLQGRALENALDPEAPQVNIIQHPDVRRMLLWMKAHVEAVRSMIYYGISLVEKENLARDEKDKAYHKGLLDLLTPVLKAYCTDRGVEICSQAIQVFGGYGYTKDYPVEQLLRDARIAPIYEGTNGIQAMDLLGRKLGLDQGKVFMNLMAEIRKTIDSAREVPVLSRLAGDLEACVNRLSETAQHMGMTAMSEKFKTAFAHACPFLDVMGDVVAAWMLLWRANTAVAPLAKLTGEKTGADLAAFLEKNKEAAFYQGQLTTARYFIRSILPVTQGKMDAIKAMDGAVVEMPELSFGT from the coding sequence ATGACCCACGTAATCGCCGACCGGCGGGACATTGACTTTGTTCTCTACGAGCAGTTCAGGATCCAGGAAATCTGCAGCCATGAAAAATATGCGGACTTCAACAAAAAAACCTTTGACATGATCATCTCAGAGGCCCGGAAACTGGCCGTGAAGGAGATTCTGCCCACACTGCAGGAAGCCGATGAGACGGGGGCGGTATTTGAAAACGGCCGGGTAAGGGTGCCCCAATGCTTCAGGCGGCCCTATAAGCTTTTCGTGGAGGGCGAATGGACCGCCATGACCGCCGATCCGGAACTGGGGGGCCAGGGCCTGCCCCAGATGATCGCAGCGGCGGCCTCGGAATACCTCTGCGGGGCCAACTACGCCTTCGGCCTTTACGGGTTTGAGGGCCATGCCGCCGGGCGGATGATCGAGGTCTTCGGCACCGAGCTTCAGAAACAGCTGTTTTTGAAAAAAATGTACTCCGGGGAGTGGGGGGGCACCATGGACCTCACCGAGCCCGGGGCCGGATCCGATGTGGGGGCGTTGACCACCACGGCGGTGAAAAATGAGGACGGCACCTATTCCATCACCGGCAGCAAGATTTTCATCACCTCCGGGGAACAGGACCTGGTGGAGAACATCATCCACCCGGTGCTGGCCCGCATCGAAGGGGCGCCGGCCGGGACCCGGGGCATCAGCCTGTTCATCGTGCCCAAGATCTGGGTGAACGAGGACGGCAGCCTGGGCGGGGACAACGATATCGTTTGCACGGGCATTGAAGAAAAGATGGGGATCCACGGGTCCGCCACCTGCGCCCTGACCTACGGGTCCAAAGGAGGATGCCGGGGGCTGCTGCTGGGGGAGGAAAACCGCGGCATGAAGGTGATGTTCCAGATGATGAATGACGCCCGGCTCATGGTGGCGGCCATCGGCCTCAACTGCGCGGCCGCCTCCTACAGCCACGCCCTGGGATATGCCCGGGAGCGCCTCCAGGGCCGGGCCCTGGAAAACGCCCTGGATCCCGAGGCCCCCCAGGTCAACATCATCCAGCACCCCGATGTGCGGCGGATGCTGCTGTGGATGAAGGCCCATGTGGAGGCTGTCCGCTCCATGATCTACTACGGGATTTCCCTGGTGGAAAAAGAAAACCTGGCCCGGGACGAAAAGGACAAGGCCTACCACAAGGGGCTGCTGGACCTGCTGACCCCGGTGCTCAAGGCCTATTGCACGGACCGTGGGGTGGAGATCTGCTCCCAGGCCATCCAGGTGTTCGGCGGATACGGCTACACCAAAGACTATCCCGTGGAGCAGCTGCTGCGGGACGCCCGCATCGCCCCCATCTACGAAGGGACCAACGGCATCCAGGCCATGGATCTTCTGGGCCGCAAGCTGGGCCTCGACCAGGGCAAGGTTTTCATGAATCTCATGGCTGAAATCCGCAAAACCATCGATTCCGCCAGGGAAGTGCCTGTGCTCAGCCGCCTTGCCGGCGATCTTGAGGCCTGTGTGAACCGCCTCTCTGAAACGGCTCAGCACATGGGGATGACGGCCATGTCCGAAAAATTCAAAACCGCCTTTGCCCATGCCTGCCCCTTCCTGGATGTGATGGGGGATGTGGTGGCCGCCTGGATGCTGCTCTGGCGGGCCAACACCGCCGTGGCCCCCCTGGCAAAGCTGACCGGGGAGAAAACCGGTGCCGATCTGGCCGCCTTCCTGGAAAAAAATAAGGAAGCGGCATTTTACCAGGGCCAGCTCACCACGGCCCGGTATTTTATCCGGTCCATCCTGCCGGTGACCCAGGGGAAGATGGATGCCATCAAGGCCATGGACGGGGCCGTGGTGGAGATGCCTGAACTGTCCTTTGGGACGTGA
- a CDS encoding YdiU family protein — translation MTPHPPPALSSILNFDNRFTRCLPGDSEPGNFRRQVQGACYSRVLPTPVKAPETLAVSGEAAQLLDLDEQDCGSREFTQVFSGNRVLPAMDPFAMCYGGHQFGNWAGQLGDGRAINLGEVVNAAGERWMIQLKGAGPTPYSRTADGLAVLRSSIREFLCSEAMFHLGIPTTRALSLTTTGQPVERDMFYDGHPREEPGAVVCRLAPSFTRFGNFEILAARGETALLRQLMDYTIETDFPHLAPKDYTSWFMEISRRTMEMVVHWMRTGFVHGVMNTDNMSVLGLTIDFGPYGWLDDYNPLWTPNTTDLPGRRYCFQNQPRIALWNLGRLAGAILPVTGSPGPLQEILDDTVKEFTHTHRNMLAAKLGLNRHDPAADAELVSSLFALLTAVETDYTLFFRGLSRFDPAKDTDPATLPDWLSPALYRPEQAGPDYLDRLGQWLKIYGLRLKEEGRPPEERKKEMDRVNPKYILRNYLSQQAIDKAEKGDFSRIHELLELVRRPYDEQPDKEKFAARRPEWARNKPGCSMLSCSS, via the coding sequence ATGACACCCCACCCGCCCCCAGCACTGTCGTCCATACTGAATTTTGACAACCGGTTTACCCGCTGCCTGCCCGGGGATTCCGAGCCGGGCAATTTCCGCCGCCAGGTCCAAGGCGCCTGTTATTCCCGGGTGCTTCCCACCCCGGTAAAGGCACCGGAAACCCTTGCCGTCTCCGGGGAGGCAGCACAGCTTTTGGACCTGGATGAACAGGACTGCGGGTCACGGGAATTCACCCAGGTCTTTTCCGGCAACCGGGTCCTGCCGGCCATGGATCCCTTTGCCATGTGCTACGGCGGCCACCAGTTCGGCAACTGGGCCGGCCAGCTGGGGGACGGCCGGGCCATCAACCTGGGAGAGGTGGTCAATGCCGCGGGGGAGCGGTGGATGATCCAGCTCAAGGGCGCCGGCCCCACCCCCTACTCAAGGACCGCCGACGGCCTGGCCGTGCTCCGCTCCTCCATCCGGGAATTCCTCTGTTCCGAGGCCATGTTCCATTTGGGCATCCCCACCACCCGGGCCCTGAGCCTTACGACCACCGGCCAGCCCGTGGAGCGGGACATGTTCTACGACGGCCATCCCAGGGAGGAACCGGGCGCCGTGGTCTGCCGCCTGGCCCCCTCCTTCACCCGGTTCGGCAATTTTGAAATCCTGGCCGCCCGGGGGGAGACCGCCCTGCTCCGACAACTCATGGACTACACCATTGAAACCGACTTTCCCCACCTGGCGCCAAAGGATTATACGTCCTGGTTCATGGAAATATCCCGGCGGACCATGGAGATGGTGGTCCACTGGATGCGGACGGGATTCGTCCACGGGGTGATGAACACCGACAATATGTCTGTCCTGGGCCTGACCATCGACTTTGGCCCCTACGGGTGGCTGGATGACTACAATCCCCTCTGGACCCCCAACACCACAGATCTGCCCGGCCGCCGCTACTGCTTTCAGAACCAACCCCGGATCGCCCTGTGGAACCTGGGCCGTCTGGCCGGGGCCATCCTGCCGGTGACGGGCAGTCCCGGGCCCCTCCAGGAGATCCTGGATGATACCGTCAAGGAATTCACCCATACCCACCGCAATATGCTGGCCGCCAAACTGGGCCTCAACCGCCACGACCCGGCAGCTGACGCGGAACTGGTATCCTCCTTGTTCGCCCTGCTCACTGCCGTGGAGACCGACTACACCCTCTTTTTCAGGGGGCTCTCCCGATTCGACCCGGCCAAGGACACAGATCCCGCCACCCTTCCGGACTGGCTGTCCCCGGCCCTCTACCGGCCGGAACAGGCCGGCCCGGATTATCTGGACCGGCTGGGCCAATGGCTGAAAATCTACGGGTTAAGGCTGAAAGAGGAAGGCCGCCCCCCCGAAGAGAGGAAAAAAGAAATGGACCGGGTCAATCCCAAGTATATCCTGAGGAACTATCTCAGCCAGCAGGCCATCGACAAGGCTGAAAAAGGCGATTTTTCACGAATCCACGAACTGCTTGAACTGGTCCGCCGTCCCTACGACGAACAGCCGGACAAGGAAAAGTTTGCAGCCAGGCGCCCGGAATGGGCCCGGAATAAGCCCGGCTGCTCCATGCTCTCCTGTTCTTCCTGA